From a single Rosa rugosa chromosome 7, drRosRugo1.1, whole genome shotgun sequence genomic region:
- the LOC133723025 gene encoding uncharacterized protein LOC133723025, which yields MLAAAQEKAVIMKFKEWVAAGYLDEAKFRRGLLEKKKKDMEAAAKSGAGGSQSTVDMDTSYVVKFIYSGEAATVPLLHNWSFVDLCNSIRSRFPDLIQGNFMLRYIIPPDSTSCFLESEVDMRMIFRNLVRYNSDFVEVFVTDLPSISESVVSNTVCEDSSTMLDENDYLGCYRAEAPKSYMTKGWESYIHSEGQKFEGGVVEFRDKLRKYAIEIGFSYEFVRNDKVRVIAQCSKKHSQGCNWLVKAHLCRANGFFMIKRLVNVHTCHGVIRLQKSKMMGSKVVKSIVLDKIRANPNKMPIDIADEIKSDYGLDVAYRTVWYGTELAKTALHGDEAESYAQLLWFSESVMKSNPDSRIVVEFHRETHRFQRMFVTYGAWMKGFQSCRPILFIDATFITNKYKGQIIAASAKDANQGLYPVAYAIVDSENESNWRFFLEVLAEEFAKHPMRRVTFISDRHVGHSLPILDINDGIRVKSMASIAARKQDAEEWFSELCPVIEKKLKENLEVGRHWRVSRSDTYVYEVHCQKYNSMVNLETRFCSCGEWQLYGFPCSHALVVIQQHGSSPYLYVNELYKVEKYRETYSFPINPLPSISKQVHDFGRDAVFNSYMYSDITILALVYIDLSCDISF from the exons atgctggctgctgcccaagaGAAAGCTGTTATCATGAAATTCAAGGAATGGGTGGCGGCTGGGTACTTGGACgaggccaaattcaggcggggccttcttgagaagaagaagaaagacatggAGGCGGCAGCCAAgtctggtgccggtggatcccagagtaccg TTGATATGGATACAAGCTatgttgtcaagtttatttattctggtgaagcagcaacagttccattgttgcataattggtcgtttgttgacctatgcaattccatacgctctcgttttccggatttgattcaaggcaatttcatgttgaggtacattattcctccggattctacttcatgttttctagagagtgaagttgatatgagaatgatttttaggaatttggttcgttacaattctgattttgttgaagtgtttgttactgatttgccttctattagtgaaagtgtggtgagtaatacagtgtgtgaggattctagtaccatgcttgatgagaatgattatttggggtgttatagggcagaggcaccgaagagttatatgacgaaaggttgggagagttatattcattctgaaggccaaaagtttgagggtggggttgttgagtttagggataagctgcgtaagtatgccatagaaattggcttttcatatgagtttgttagaaATGACAAGGTTCGTGTTATTGCTCAGTGTTCTAAGAAACATTCTCAAGGCTGCAATTGGCTTGTGAAGGCTCATTTATGCAGGGCTAATGGTTTCTTTATGATTAAAAGGTTGGTTAATGTTCACACTTGTCATGGTGTGATTCGTTTGCAGAAGAGTAAGATgatgggatccaaggttgtcaagtctattgtgcttgataagattcgtgccaatccaaacaaaatgccaattgatatagctgatgagatcaagagtgattatggtttggatgttgcttatcgtacagtttggtatggtacggagttggcaaaaacagccctacatggtgatgaagctgagtcttatgctcagctactttggttcagtgagtctgttatgaagtcaaaccccgactctaggatagtggttgagtttcatcgagaaacacacaggtttcagcgtatgtttgtgacctatggtgcatggatgaagggttttcaatcttgtagacctattcttttcattgatgctacattcattaccaacaagtacaaggggcagattattgctgcatcggcaaaggatgccaatcaag gcttgtatccagttgcttatgctattgtggattctgaaaatgagagtaattggagattttttcttgaggttttggcTGAAGAGTTTGCAAAACACCCTATGAGGAGGGTGACGTTTATTTCTGATCGTCATGTTGGGCAT AGTCTTCCTATTCTTGATATTAATGATGGCATTAGAGTGAAGTCCATGGCTTCAATTGCTGCTCGGAAGCAGGATGCTGAGGAATGGTTCTCTGAGTTGTGCCCGGTGATTGAAAAGAAGCTGAAGGAGAATTTGGAAGTCGGAAGGCATTGGAGAGTGAGCAGGTCTGATACCTATGTGTATGAAGTTCACTGCCAGAAGTACAATAGCATGGTAAATTTGGAAACTCGCTTTTGTTCGTGTGGAGAATGGCAGCTGTATGGCTTCCCATGTTCCCATGCCCTTGTAGTGATCCAACAACATGGTTCTTCCCCGTATTTGTATGTCAATGAGCTGTACAAGGTGGAGAAATATCGAGAAACTTATTCTTTCCCAATTAATCCTCTTCCCTCTATTTCGAAGCAAGTGCATGATTTTGGTAGAGATGCG GTTTTTAATAGTTACATGTACAGTGACATAACCATTTTGGCATTAGTTTACATTGACTTGTCCTGtgacattagtttttag
- the LOC133723026 gene encoding uncharacterized protein LOC133723026, whose product MLCSVLFWEGKEAGSEITRADVKMFISNQSIANNWIDCYGEMLKDELQNESSQSLGRSAFMHTMCWYSTIHLTVRNLHQYLCEPLFQNMGKCSMLFFPITHNEEFHHTLLVFDKDIPQWLHFDSMKPRRAGTGECFKSIKKLVEMVELWMRAVKDQADDMLQQGCRMKFDKSQSTHTKLKMVESILSDDEIRTIRWIKENYDGGRIPLNHARIYPQQDEGS is encoded by the exons ATGTTATGCAGCGTATTATTCTGGGAGGGAAAAGAGGCTGGAAGCGAAATCACAAGGGCAGATGTCAAAATGTTCATAAGCAATCAATCAATAGCAAACAACTGGATTGATTGCTATGGGGAAATGTTGAAGGATGAACTGCAAAACGAAAGTTCACAAAGTTTGGGAAGATCTGCTTTTATGCATACCATGTGTTGG tattcgacaatacatttaactgtgagaaacctccatcaatacttgtgtgagccgctgttccaaaacatgggaaaatgcagcatgcttttcttcccaattacccataatgaagaatttcaccacacgctcttggtctttgacaaggacataccgcaatggctgcattttgattcaatgaaaccaagaagagcaggaacaggggagtgctttaaaagtataaaaaaattg GTTGAAATGGTCGAGCTGTGGATGAGAGCAGTGAAAGATCAAGCAGACGATATGCTGCAGCAAGGCTGCCGAATGAAATTTGACAAGAGTCAAAGcactcacacaaaattaaagatGGTTGAAAGTATTTTGAGCGATGACGAGATAAGAACAATAAGGTGGATAAAGGAAAATTATGACGGTGGAAGGATTCCTTTGAACCATGCCAGAATCTACCCCCAACAAGACGAAGGATCGTAA
- the LOC133721846 gene encoding glycine-rich cell wall structural protein 1.8-like — translation MAYSKNILLVVFAVLLITAEVSAHRDLTETTTATTDGRSGYNGGRNGGKGGFLNEDGRWGYNKGGNGGKGEGMGGKGGKGGKGGGGHGPETEN, via the exons ATGGCGTACTCAAAGAATATTCTTCTTGTTGTCTTTGCTGTTCTCCTCATCACTGCTGAGGTCTCAGCTCATCGTGACCTAACTGAGACAACCACTGCAACTACTG ATGGCCGATCGGGATACAACGGAGGACGCAATGGAGGAAAAGGAGGATTTTTGAATGAAGATGGCAGATGGGGATACAACAAAGGAGGCAATGGAGGAAAAGGAGAAGGCATGGGAGGAAAGGGAGGCAAGGGAGGAAAGGGAGGGGGAGGGCATGGACCCGAAACCGAGAACTAG